The Spirulina subsalsa PCC 9445 region GGGCAACTCCCGGAACACCCGGCACTAGAGGCTGAAGTAAAAGGACTTTCGACTAATTCCCACGCTTGTCAAGCGGGGGATTTGTTTATGGGGATGCCGGGGACGCGAGTAGATGGGGGGGAATTCTGGGAAAGTGCGATCGCCTCTGGAGCCGTTGCCGCCCTCATTAGCCCGGAAGCGGCGGCGAAATGCCCCCCGCAAGAGGCCTGTGTGATTGTTGTTCCCGATATGGTGGAGGTCTGCGCCCAAGTCGCTGACCTTTTCTATCAACAGCCCGCCCAACAATTAAACATGGTGGGGGTGACGGGAACCAATGGGAAAACCACCACTACCCATTTAATTGAACACTTTTTACGAGGGGTTAATAAACCTACCGCCCTGTTAGGGACGTTATATGTGCGTTGGCAAGGCTACGAGGAAACGGCCGTCCATACGACCCCCTTCGCGGTGGATTTACAAGGCCAATTAGCCACCGCGTTACAGGCCGGGAGCGAGTACGCGGTGATGGAGGTCAGTTCCCATGCTTTGGTACAGGGACGGGTCAAACAATGTCCCTTTGAGGTGGCCGTGTTTACCAATTTGACGCAGGATCACCTAGATTTCCATGGAACGATGGAGAATTATTATCAGGCCAAGGCGTTACTCTTTAGCCCAGAATATTTAAAGGGACGGGCGATTATTAATCAAGATGACCCCTATGGACAACGGTTAATTGAGAGTTTACCCCCACAGAAAGTCTGGCGCTATAGTGTCACCGATGCCTCGGCGGATTTGTGGATGAGCGATTTAAGCTATGAGGCCACAGGAGTTAAGGGGATGTTACACAGCCCCCAAGGAGAGATCGAATTTCAATCCCCGTTAGTGGGTCAGTTTAATTTAGCCAACTTTTTGGCGGCAACGGGGGCGGCGCTCCATTTGGGGGTCAGTTTACCCGAGATTGTGCGACTCTTAACCCAGTTTCCGGGGGTGCCGGGGCGCATGGAACGGGTGCAAATTCGCCCAGAACAGGATATTAGTGTGATTGTGGATTATGCCCATACGCCGGATAGTTTAGAAAACCTTTTGCAAGCGTCCCGGCCGTTTATTGCGGGGAAAGCGATTTGTGTGTTTGGCTGTGGGGGAGATCGCGATCGCACCAAGCGCCCCAAAATGGGCAAAATTGCCGCCGATTTAGCCGATGTGGCCGTAGTCACTTCCGACAATCCTCGCACGGAAGATCCCGAACAAATTTTGCGGGATGTGGTGGCGGGGATTGATCCTAGTCGGAATCCGGTGGTGATTGGCGATCGCGCTACCGCCATCCGTCAGGCCATCCTCGACGCACAACCGGGAGATGGGGTACTCATTGCCGGAAAGGGTCACGAAGACTATCAAATCCTCGGCACAGAAAAGATCCACTTTGACGACCGAGAACAAGCCCGAGAAGCCCTACAGATGCGGTTTTCCCGTTAACGGGGCAAACACCTGATACTCTTGATAAACTTCAGCCTCTTGATTTAAGGGTTGACCCTGTACCTCAACCCAAGCATGGGCTTCTAGTTGTTCTCCTTCCCGTCTCACCCCAATCCGTAACAGACTCTCCACCCCCTGACAGCGCAGGAGGGCTTTTAGAACTAGGGCTTGGGGTAAACAGGAGGTTCTGGTGTAACGGGCGGCCACCTTGACCATTTCCGCCGTCGTGGGTAAAGCCCCATCCTCTAGGGGGAAGATGGGGAGGGAATTCAGGAGGGCTTGGGTGCGTTTTAGCCCCAAAACCTTAAGGGAGAGTGAAACAGGGGGCAAGGCGAAGAGGGCGAAGAAGAAACAAAAGCGCGATCGCCCAGATAACCCCCCATAAGTCCTAACCTTCCCCCTCACTAACTTCCACCAACTCATAAGCTAATAACTCATTCACAAACTTGAGAAGATCGGCTTTTAGCCGTTCTATCTCCACATCATACTCTTCCACCAGAACCTCCGACGCTTCAGCAATAGAACCCGACTCTTGCAGCACCTCTAACATTCGCGTGCCGATTTCATCTAAACCAAAATACTGTTCATTGTTCAAATTAAGCAAGACCGCCTCTCCCGCTAAATCCTGCATCAAAACATCTGGAGCCAAGGTTACTCGTTGGGTAAGCATCATCGGTGACAATGTGGACAGAAACCGACCGTTATTTTAGCCTAGGTTGTGCCTTGATTCCCGATTTTCGATCAGGGACTTGTAAAGCACCCGTTCATTCTGCTACAATAAGAAACTGGATGTTAATGGCGGCATAGCCAAGTGGTAAGGCCGAGGTCTGCAAAACCTCTATTCTCCAGTTCAAATCTGGATGCCGCCTTTTAAACTCAGGGGTTCAGCCATCGTCTAACCCCACCAAAACCCCAAAATCCCCCCAAATTGAAGATCGTTTGAAGATCCGAAGTTGGGGGGATTGTTCTATGGGGTGTTGATAGTCGTTACTCTCGTGGCTCTACCAAATAACGCCATCTTGGAGGCTCTGCCTCCATACCAAGCGGCAGAACTGCGCAATGCGTCACGCCAGAGCATGACAAGAGACGGGTCTGATTTTTGCCTTTTCCGACTCCCACTGTTCCCTGTCCCCTTATTCAGCAGACACTAACGATTCACTGATTCGGTTTTCCAGACCTTCCCTTTCTAGTAAACCCAACCTTAAGCGAATACAACCCCCAATTAACTAAAATCTTATCGGTAAACTCCCACTCAAAAATACGGTTTTTCCGACTGTAATTCCTAAGTCCATAGACGCAAAATAAAGATGTAAGCAAACAGCAAACCAACCGACTAACTTGGAGGAAAGAGTTATGGCTTTAATTCGTTGGCAACCCTTCGCAGAAATGGAAACCCTTCGTCACCAAATGGATCAACTTTTTGACGAAATCACCCAAAAAACCTACACCCCATCTGCTTTGTGGAAACCCGCCATTGAACTGAAAGATACGGAAGATAAACTGATTTTACAAGTTCAATTACCGGGCATTACCCCCGATGATCTAGATATTAATGTGACCCGCGAAGCCGTTTCTATTCAAGGGGAATATCGCAGCAGCGAACAAAGCGAAGACAAAGGACTGTATCACTCCGAATTCCGGTATGGTCAGTTTAAACGGGTTATTCCTCTCCCTATTGCCATCCAAAATGAGCAAGTCACCGCTAGCTTTGAGCAGGGAATTTTAACGCTTACTTTGCCCAAAGTGACAGAAGCTGTAAACCGAGTCGTTAAAGTAAAACTGAATGGAGACAATAGCTCTAATTCTCAGCTTCCATCCGATTCCTAAGCTTAAAGCGTGCTGTTGCTTTTTGACCCAAGTCATGGAATAGATAATTCTTGCCCCCACTTGTTAGCTTAACAAGTGGGTTTTTGTTTGTGATCAGGGAGTCCTGCCTAAGATACAATCAGAACGAACTCATTTAAGAGACTCATTAAGCGAAATGGACACCTTCCAAGCAATTCAAGAACGTCGGGCAATTAAACACTTTGATCCCAACCATACAATGACTGATCAAGAGATTAGTACGCTGTTAGGAGCGGCGATTTTATCACCGACTTCGTTTAATATTCA contains the following coding sequences:
- a CDS encoding UDP-N-acetylmuramoyl-L-alanyl-D-glutamate--2,6-diaminopimelate ligase → MTTLKALLAQVPNLGQLPEHPALEAEVKGLSTNSHACQAGDLFMGMPGTRVDGGEFWESAIASGAVAALISPEAAAKCPPQEACVIVVPDMVEVCAQVADLFYQQPAQQLNMVGVTGTNGKTTTTHLIEHFLRGVNKPTALLGTLYVRWQGYEETAVHTTPFAVDLQGQLATALQAGSEYAVMEVSSHALVQGRVKQCPFEVAVFTNLTQDHLDFHGTMENYYQAKALLFSPEYLKGRAIINQDDPYGQRLIESLPPQKVWRYSVTDASADLWMSDLSYEATGVKGMLHSPQGEIEFQSPLVGQFNLANFLAATGAALHLGVSLPEIVRLLTQFPGVPGRMERVQIRPEQDISVIVDYAHTPDSLENLLQASRPFIAGKAICVFGCGGDRDRTKRPKMGKIAADLADVAVVTSDNPRTEDPEQILRDVVAGIDPSRNPVVIGDRATAIRQAILDAQPGDGVLIAGKGHEDYQILGTEKIHFDDREQAREALQMRFSR
- a CDS encoding lasso peptide biosynthesis B2 protein, whose amino-acid sequence is MSWWKLVRGKVRTYGGLSGRSRFCFFFALFALPPVSLSLKVLGLKRTQALLNSLPIFPLEDGALPTTAEMVKVAARYTRTSCLPQALVLKALLRCQGVESLLRIGVRREGEQLEAHAWVEVQGQPLNQEAEVYQEYQVFAPLTGKPHL
- a CDS encoding PqqD family protein, whose amino-acid sequence is MMLTQRVTLAPDVLMQDLAGEAVLLNLNNEQYFGLDEIGTRMLEVLQESGSIAEASEVLVEEYDVEIERLKADLLKFVNELLAYELVEVSEGEG
- a CDS encoding Hsp20/alpha crystallin family protein, yielding MALIRWQPFAEMETLRHQMDQLFDEITQKTYTPSALWKPAIELKDTEDKLILQVQLPGITPDDLDINVTREAVSIQGEYRSSEQSEDKGLYHSEFRYGQFKRVIPLPIAIQNEQVTASFEQGILTLTLPKVTEAVNRVVKVKLNGDNSSNSQLPSDS